Below is a genomic region from Mesorhizobium sp. NZP2298.
GAGATAACCGAATTTCAGCGTGGCCGGATTTGCGCGATTGCTGTTGTCACAAATTCACCAGGACCCCAGCCATGTACGCTCAAGCCTCCGCCAAGATCGAACTGCCGTCCTATCTTCTCCAGCAGAACCCAGCCGCCATCTTTGACGGCGCGGCCGTGCAGCCAGTGAGCTTCTTCCCGGCAGGCACCGAGATTTACGCTCAAGGCGAAAAGGCCGGAGCTCTTTACTACGTCGAGTTCGGCGCGGTCCGCATCTACCGGCTGCTCGCCGATGGCCGCAGGCAGATCAGCGCGTTCCATCTGGCGGGAGAAACCTTCGGGTTCGAGGCCGACGCCACTCACCACTTCTTCGCCGAAGCGATCAGCGCAACCGGTGTCCGGGCCTTGCGCGCTCCATCAGGCACGGACATGTCCCGCCAGCTCCTGCCTCTCGCGCTCAAGGGCCTGACCCGGGCACAGGAACATCTCCTCGTGCTAGGCCGCCAGAACGCCATCGAGCGCGTCGCGGCATTCCTCGTCGAAATGTCGGAGCGTCAGGGCGGGCTGCGGCAGGTGGAATTGCCAATGTCGCGGAACGACATCGGCGACTATCTTGGCCTTACCATCGAGACCGTGTCGCGGGTCTTCACCCGCCTGAAGGAGAAAGGCGTAATCCGCCTGCTCACCCTGCGCAGCATCGAAATTCTCAAGCGCGATACGCTGCTGGCAATGGGGGAATAGGCCATTCGAGCCAATCCCGCGCATCAATCCTGAAAGGGGCGCAAAATGAAAACCACACTTACAACTCACACTGGATTTCGCTTCGAAGTGCGTCATGCGCGCCCCGATGATGAGCCGATCGTTGCCGAGTTCTTCACCCATGTGACGCCGGAAGACCTGCGCTTCCGCTTCCTCGGGGCCGTGAAGGAGGTTTCGCACGAGCGGCTGGTGGCAATGACCCGCACCGATGATCCGCATGTCCATAATTTTCTTGCCTTCTCGGCCGACGGAATGCTGATCGCGGTGGCGACCCTCGCCGCCGATCCGGCCGACCAGCGTGGCGAAGTCGCCATCTGCATCCGCGAGGATCGCAAGCATCTCGGCGTCAGCTGGGAATTTCTCGGCTATATCGCGCGCTACGCGGACGAGCACGGCATCAAGACGATCGAGTCGATCGAGAACCGTGAGAACCGCGCGGCGATCGAACTCGAACGTGAGATGGGTTTCACCGTCACAATGGATTCCGACGACCCGACGCTCGTTCTGGTTCGGCGCAAGCTCGGCGCCAAGATACCGAGCTAAAGCATGCAGCCCGGAAATGCGCGGCCATGGCATGCATAAGGCAATGGCCCAAAGTGCGTCGCCTGAATCCGTTTCAGCGCGACGCGCTCTGGCTTTTTGCCATCCGGGCATGATGCGGAAAAACGCGAAGCGGTTTTCCGGCGACATTGTGTTCTATCCATTTGATCTTGATACGGATTCGGATTTCAGGTCGATTCGACCTGAAATCATCCGACTCTAGCGCGGCACCGGGATTGCCTCGAAGCCGAGCAACTCTGCAGCCACCGCACGTTCCTCGTCGGCTGGAATGAGAAGCACGTCGACGAGGGTATCCGGGGCGCTGGCCAATTCTTCGCCGTTCGCATTCCTCGAAGACATCCTGCAACCGGTTCGAAGCCGTCTCGTCGGGCCCGACGAGCGGAAACTCCTGGCGCTTCGGTTCAACGTCATGACGTCGCGCAGGAAACTGCCCATCACGCGGGTTGACGCCGACCGCGGCTCCAAACCCATTTCGAAGCCGCGACTCGCAGGACAAGACAGCGCCGTCTTTGCTTCAGAGCAACGAACGCCCTGAAAAGGCTAGGCAGGATAGTCGTTTGCAAGATGCGGACAAGCAACATGAAACGCAAATTGAACGCCGATGCGACCATGGACGGGATCATGCGCGAGGCGCCGGCGACAATTCGGGTCGTTCTCCAGCACGGAATGCTGTGCGTCGGCTGCCCGATCGCGCCCTTTCACACCGTTTTCGACGCGGCGCGCGAGCATGACCTGGATGAGGATCAGCTTCGCCACGATCTGGAGGCGGCCATCGAAAATGACGTGGATTAGCTCTTTGCCGCGCGACCTTCAGCGATGACAAGGAGACGATGCGGCTCGATCACGACTATCCTCTGCCGTCCGCTTTTGACCAGCCCCTGGTCCTCCCAGGCGGAAAGCAGCCGGCTGACCGTATGAAGCGTGGTGCCCGTCATTTCCGCAACGTCCTGGCGTGAAATCGGGAAGTCGATCAGAATTCCCTCCTCGGTCTTTTTTCCTGACTGCTTGATCAGCTTCAGCAAGGCATGCGCAACGCGCTGCTCCACCTGCTCGGTGGACATCTCGATGACGCGGGCATGGGCATCCTGCAGCCTCACTCCCACCGCCTTATAGGTATTGGCACTGAAGCTCGGAAAGCTCGCGGCGAATGTGGACCAAAGCTGGCTCGGCCAGGCAAGCACCACGCAATCGACGGCCGCGACGGCATTTGCCGGATAGGTCGTCCGACCCAGCGCGCTGGCAATCCCCATCAATTCGCCCGGGCTTATATAGCGCACGGTCACCTCATGCCCATCCGGAGTCGATTTCACCACGCGCACATGACCGTCGAGCAGCAGGAAGAACAAATGGGCCTCCTGCTCCTGCTCGAACACCGGCTGATCCTTGGCGACCCGAATAGACCTTGCCTGTCCGACCACGCGATCGAGGTCCGCGGAAGCGATCCCCTCGAATACGGACAGCCCGGCAATCAGTGATCGATCAAGGCTTGCCAAACGCCCTCCTCCCCAACTTCAACAATGCAACGCGCTCAGGCCCCTGCCCGAGTGTGTCACGGACCACCGCGCCTCGACAAGTGGAGCCTCCCTTGGCTGCCACTGACAATCACCCGCTTGTTTGCGCTGGGGCAAGCTCCACCCTTCGCGACCGGGATAGAAGACCCCAAACAGGCGCCCTGCCTGGTTTCGATGAGGCATCTCATGGCAATTCCACGGACGCGACCAAGCGCCTATCCGGCAATTCTCTCTTACGGGTTCCGGCCCTTCTTTCTGCTCGGCTCCCTGCAAGCCGCTGCTGCGATCCTTTTTTGGCTGCCCCTCTACTACGGCAAGTTCGAAACCTTCAGCGCCTTCCTGCCCGTGGACTGGCATATTCATGAATTGCTTTTCGGCTACCTGCCGGCAGTCGTGACCGGATTCCTGCTCACTGCAATTCCGAATTGGACCGGACGGCTTCCCGTTCAGGATCTTCGCCTGCTGATGCTGGTGCTGCTCTGGGTTGCTGGTCGGGCGGCCGTGTTCCTTTCCGCGGAAACGGGATGGCTCCTGAGCGCGGTCATGGACTGCTCCTTTCTTCTCGCGGTGGTGGCGGCCGCCGCAACGGAAATCATTGCCGGGCGAAACTGGCGAAACCTCAAGGTGCTGCTGCCCGTCACGATCCTCTTTGCGGCAAACGTCATGTTTCATCTGGAGGCGCATTATCAGGGAGCCTCCGACATGAGCCGGCGTCTCGGCCTTGGAGCGGTTGTCGTCCTCATCATGATTGTCGGCGGGCGGATAATCCCAAGCTTCACCCGTAACTGGCTGGCTCGCGAGAACCCCGGCCGGCTCCCGGTATCGTTTGGCAAGTTCGATATCGCAACAATCGCGCTGTCTGCCGTCGGCCTCGCAGCGTGGACCTTCTTTCCCGATAATACTGCAACCGGCGCATTGCTGATCGCCGCAGCAGTCTTCAACGCAGTTCGGCTTGCCCGCTGGGCGGGCGACCGGACGCCGGCCGACCCTTTGGTTCTGATCCTGCACATTGCGTTCGCCTTTGTGCCTCTGGGCCTGTTGCTTGCCGGACTGGCCGTGTTCGCGCCGGGAGCAGTTCCTGCGGTGGCCGGCATTCATGCATTGGCTGTGGGAGCGGTGGCATGCATGACGCTTGCCGTCATGACCCGCGCCTCCCTCGGTCATACCGGCCGCGAACCGACGGCAAGCGCCGGAACACGTGCGATTTTCGCTGCGATCGTCATTGCCGCCATCCTGCGGGTAGCCGCCGCTATGGCTCCCGCCGTAGCAATTCTCCTGTATATCTCGGCGGCCTTCTGGGTTGCCGCCTTCATTGGCTACGCCGTTCTCTTTGGCGGAATGCTCGTGCGACCGCGCCGGCAAGCGCGCGGCAAGAGCGGCGCATGAAAGGTTGGCTGGCGACGTTCCGCGGTCGCCCAGTTCCTACCAGTCCCGCGCCAATCATTTTTCGTCGAAACAATTTGCGCCAGCACAAATTGCCAGGCCGTCCGACGGCCTACAAGGACGCAGCGGTTGATGCCGTGATGAACCAAAGAAAGGACTATTCCAATGAAACTGCCCCTCATCGCCGCGGCGATCGCGTTGCTCTCAATCACCGGCGCGGCAAATGCCGAAGAACATGTCGTCCAGATGCTGAACAAGGGTGACAAGGGTTCGATGGTCTTCCAGCCCGACTTCGTCCAGGCGGCGCCCGGCGACACCATCAAGTTCGTGCCGACCGACAAGACCCACAATGCAGAGATCATCAAGGGAATGATTCCGGACGGCGCCGAGCCCTTCAAGGGCAAGGCGAGCGAGGAGATCGCGGTCACCCTCACCAAGGAAGGTGTCTATGGCGTGAAGTGCGCGCCCCACTATGGCATGGGCATGGTGGCGCTGATCGTCGTCGGCAAGCCGGTCAACCTGGATGCGGCGGAAGCCGTCAAGCAGATCGGCAAGGCAAAGCCGGTCTTTGCCGAGTTGTTCGCCGAGGCGACCAAAGCTGCTTCGAACTGACCCGACATCATTTGAGCCTGCCTCCGGTGATGGCGAGCCGGAAGCACTGGCCGGGCGGACCTGGGGAGAGGTCCGACCCGGCCATTTTCATTTCTGCCGTTTGGCACGCCGCCGTGACCAGGGTCATCGCAAAGACATGCTTCGGCAACTGCCTTCAAGTCAAAATTCATCTGGCTCAGATTTGCGCAAACGCAAAGACGTGCCGCGTCAAGTCACTATCCTGATTCCATCGAAACCGTTGAAGTCGAGGACATGAAAATGCTTACGAGACGCGAAGCTCTGCTGGGTTCTGTTCTTACCGCCGCTGCCGTTGCCGCCATCGGCCCGGTGCCGGCAATGGCGACCGTGAAGGATGTGGCGTCACTGCCGCGCGAAAAAGTGACCCTTGTCGCGCCGCCTTTCGTGCACGCTCACGACCAGGTGGCCAAGGGTGGCCCCAAGGTTGTCGAGTTCACCATGAAGATCGAGGAGAAGCCGATGGTCATCGACGCCGACGGCACGCAGCTCAATGCCATGACTTATAACGGTTCCATTCCGGGCCCGCTCATGGTCGTGCATGAAGGCGACTATCTCGAGCTCACGCTGATCAATCCCGACACCAATACGCTCGCCCACAATATCGACTTCCATGCGGCGACCGGCGGGCTCGGCGGCGGCGCACTGACACTGATCAACCCAGGAGAGCAAGTGACGTTGCGCTTCAAGGCGACCCGATCCGGAACATTCGTCTACCATTGCGCACCGGGCGGCGCGATGATCCCCTGGCATGTCGTGTCGGGAATGAGCGGAGCGGTGATGGTCCTGCCGCGCGACGGCCTGAAGGACGAAAAAGGCAAGCCCGTCCGCTACGACCACATCTACTATATCGGCGAGAACGACTTCTACATCCCCCGCGACGAGCAAGGAAAATT
It encodes:
- a CDS encoding Crp/Fnr family transcriptional regulator, coding for MASLDRSLIAGLSVFEGIASADLDRVVGQARSIRVAKDQPVFEQEQEAHLFFLLLDGHVRVVKSTPDGHEVTVRYISPGELMGIASALGRTTYPANAVAAVDCVVLAWPSQLWSTFAASFPSFSANTYKAVGVRLQDAHARVIEMSTEQVEQRVAHALLKLIKQSGKKTEEGILIDFPISRQDVAEMTGTTLHTVSRLLSAWEDQGLVKSGRQRIVVIEPHRLLVIAEGRAAKS
- a CDS encoding GNAT family N-acetyltransferase, which encodes MKTTLTTHTGFRFEVRHARPDDEPIVAEFFTHVTPEDLRFRFLGAVKEVSHERLVAMTRTDDPHVHNFLAFSADGMLIAVATLAADPADQRGEVAICIREDRKHLGVSWEFLGYIARYADEHGIKTIESIENRENRAAIELEREMGFTVTMDSDDPTLVLVRRKLGAKIPS
- a CDS encoding DUF1858 domain-containing protein; this translates as MNADATMDGIMREAPATIRVVLQHGMLCVGCPIAPFHTVFDAAREHDLDEDQLRHDLEAAIENDVD
- a CDS encoding helix-turn-helix domain-containing protein; the protein is MYAQASAKIELPSYLLQQNPAAIFDGAAVQPVSFFPAGTEIYAQGEKAGALYYVEFGAVRIYRLLADGRRQISAFHLAGETFGFEADATHHFFAEAISATGVRALRAPSGTDMSRQLLPLALKGLTRAQEHLLVLGRQNAIERVAAFLVEMSERQGGLRQVELPMSRNDIGDYLGLTIETVSRVFTRLKEKGVIRLLTLRSIEILKRDTLLAMGE
- a CDS encoding pseudoazurin gives rise to the protein MKLPLIAAAIALLSITGAANAEEHVVQMLNKGDKGSMVFQPDFVQAAPGDTIKFVPTDKTHNAEIIKGMIPDGAEPFKGKASEEIAVTLTKEGVYGVKCAPHYGMGMVALIVVGKPVNLDAAEAVKQIGKAKPVFAELFAEATKAASN
- a CDS encoding NnrS family protein; this encodes MAIPRTRPSAYPAILSYGFRPFFLLGSLQAAAAILFWLPLYYGKFETFSAFLPVDWHIHELLFGYLPAVVTGFLLTAIPNWTGRLPVQDLRLLMLVLLWVAGRAAVFLSAETGWLLSAVMDCSFLLAVVAAAATEIIAGRNWRNLKVLLPVTILFAANVMFHLEAHYQGASDMSRRLGLGAVVVLIMIVGGRIIPSFTRNWLARENPGRLPVSFGKFDIATIALSAVGLAAWTFFPDNTATGALLIAAAVFNAVRLARWAGDRTPADPLVLILHIAFAFVPLGLLLAGLAVFAPGAVPAVAGIHALAVGAVACMTLAVMTRASLGHTGREPTASAGTRAIFAAIVIAAILRVAAAMAPAVAILLYISAAFWVAAFIGYAVLFGGMLVRPRRQARGKSGA
- the nirK gene encoding copper-containing nitrite reductase; the encoded protein is MLTRREALLGSVLTAAAVAAIGPVPAMATVKDVASLPREKVTLVAPPFVHAHDQVAKGGPKVVEFTMKIEEKPMVIDADGTQLNAMTYNGSIPGPLMVVHEGDYLELTLINPDTNTLAHNIDFHAATGGLGGGALTLINPGEQVTLRFKATRSGTFVYHCAPGGAMIPWHVVSGMSGAVMVLPRDGLKDEKGKPVRYDHIYYIGENDFYIPRDEQGKFKKYDSAGDNYDDTMKVMRGLIPTHVVFNGKAGSLTGENAMKAKVGETVLIVHSQANRDTRPHLIGGHGDFVWEQGKFGNPPAKDLETWFIRGGSAGAALYTFLQPGVYAYVNHNLIEAVELGATAHFTVDGTWDDDLMMQVEAPKAIAS